A window of the Streptomyces luomodiensis genome harbors these coding sequences:
- a CDS encoding helix-turn-helix transcriptional regulator, which produces MLVDVHTTSVSPVFVGRAEELATLRDALARATAGEPQVLLVGGEAGVGKTRLVDEFLASAVAEGAVAAVGGCVEIGADGLPFAPVSTVLRSLRRTLGPELDGAAAGQEGELARLLPELGETARASHDGDGRARLFELTVRLLERLAAERTLVVAIEDLHWADRSTRELLGYLFRSLLSARLLVVATYRSDDIHRRHPLRPFLAEVDRMREVRRIELRRFTRGEVHAQLAGINGAEPERDLVDRIFERSDGNAFFVEEIARSLNEGCGTGLSESLRDLLLVRVEALPEEAQRVVRILAEGGSSVEYALLRAVARLGEDELIDALRSAVGANILRPTADDSGYRFRHSLVREAVVDDLLPGERFRINRRFAEALEAEPVLVRADERAARLASYWYHARDPAKALPAVLRASVEARRRYAHAEQLRLLERAMELWEDAPEEIREAQRPLDHAEAYPACGCADQALRRLDLLAEVVVAARLSGQRERALAVSKRALRALHRSGDDPLRAAWFWTQRSGLMTGLARGDGWAELSRAQELVRGLPPSPVHAEVMAQVAGWTMTHRPGPEGLAAAERAVELARMVGAESTELNARLTLAYFTADSGDPDHGLAEMREVCAQAVALGDISVLGRCYVNLASALEGVGRSAEAVETAEEGALILDRVGLVDSRSWVYGNLAESLFALGRWDEAEAAALKTRRLALGTKPRGTAASRLAQLALARGEWDTAERELAAAREHYGAHNTEPQYTLQVAGHTIELAAARGRILDVRAVLDQVVEAGFPPGTQRYAWPLLYAATAAESAARGLPTAEPGRGEVLARIRAAAKRVSQPVPVWRAYAAMLQAELERAEGRDRPDLWAEATDAFAALDCPYPLARARHRWAEALLAPGRGATATAQADREHAAELLAQAHAVTERLGARPLREEIELLARRARLPLASAASRAALDAPTAGTPALPSALGSAAGSPAPAAEPADPAEQLGLTPRERDVLRLVAAGRSNRQIAEKLFISPKTASVHVSNILAKLGVSGRGEAAAVAHRLRLVDGLTDGATAR; this is translated from the coding sequence ATGCTCGTCGACGTGCACACCACGTCTGTCAGCCCGGTGTTCGTCGGCCGCGCCGAGGAGTTGGCCACCCTCAGGGACGCGCTCGCCCGCGCCACCGCGGGCGAGCCCCAGGTGCTGCTGGTGGGCGGGGAGGCGGGGGTCGGCAAGACCCGGCTCGTCGACGAGTTCCTGGCCTCGGCCGTGGCCGAAGGGGCCGTCGCGGCGGTCGGCGGCTGCGTGGAAATCGGCGCCGACGGGCTGCCGTTCGCGCCCGTGTCCACCGTGCTGCGCTCACTGCGCCGTACGCTCGGCCCCGAGCTGGACGGGGCCGCCGCCGGGCAGGAGGGCGAACTGGCGCGGCTGCTCCCCGAGTTGGGCGAGACCGCCCGCGCGTCCCACGACGGGGACGGCCGGGCCCGGCTGTTCGAGCTCACCGTCCGGCTGCTGGAGCGGCTGGCCGCGGAGCGCACCCTCGTCGTCGCCATCGAGGATCTGCACTGGGCCGACCGCTCCACCCGCGAACTCCTCGGCTATCTCTTCCGCTCGCTGCTCAGCGCCCGGCTGCTGGTCGTGGCCACCTACCGCTCCGACGACATCCACCGCCGCCATCCGCTGCGCCCCTTCCTCGCCGAGGTGGACCGGATGCGCGAGGTGCGGCGCATCGAGCTCCGCCGCTTCACCCGGGGCGAGGTGCACGCCCAGCTAGCCGGGATCAACGGGGCCGAGCCCGAGCGCGACCTGGTCGACCGGATCTTCGAGCGCAGCGACGGCAACGCCTTCTTCGTCGAGGAGATCGCCCGCTCCCTCAACGAGGGCTGCGGCACCGGGCTCAGCGAATCGCTGCGCGATCTGCTGCTGGTGCGGGTCGAGGCGCTGCCCGAGGAGGCCCAGCGGGTGGTGCGGATCCTCGCCGAGGGCGGCTCCTCCGTGGAGTACGCACTGCTGCGCGCGGTCGCCCGGCTCGGCGAGGACGAGCTGATCGACGCCCTGCGCTCGGCCGTGGGCGCCAACATCCTGCGCCCCACGGCCGATGACAGCGGCTACCGCTTCCGGCACTCGCTGGTGCGCGAGGCCGTGGTGGACGATCTGCTGCCCGGTGAGCGCTTCCGGATCAATCGCCGCTTCGCCGAGGCCCTGGAGGCCGAGCCCGTGCTGGTGCGGGCCGACGAGCGGGCCGCCCGGCTGGCCAGTTACTGGTACCACGCGCGGGACCCCGCCAAGGCCCTCCCCGCCGTGCTCAGGGCGTCCGTCGAGGCACGGCGGCGGTACGCCCACGCGGAGCAGCTGCGGCTGCTGGAGCGGGCCATGGAGCTGTGGGAGGACGCCCCCGAGGAGATACGGGAGGCGCAGCGCCCCCTGGACCACGCGGAGGCGTACCCCGCCTGCGGCTGTGCGGACCAGGCGCTGCGCCGGCTCGATCTGCTGGCCGAGGTGGTGGTGGCCGCGCGGCTGTCCGGGCAGCGGGAGCGGGCGCTGGCCGTCAGCAAGCGGGCGCTGCGGGCCCTGCACAGAAGCGGTGACGACCCGCTGCGGGCCGCCTGGTTCTGGACCCAGCGATCCGGGCTGATGACGGGCCTGGCGCGGGGCGACGGCTGGGCGGAGCTGAGCCGCGCCCAGGAGCTGGTGCGGGGACTGCCGCCGTCCCCCGTGCACGCCGAGGTCATGGCGCAGGTGGCGGGCTGGACGATGACCCACCGGCCCGGCCCGGAGGGACTGGCCGCCGCCGAACGGGCGGTGGAACTGGCCCGGATGGTGGGCGCCGAGAGCACGGAGCTGAACGCCCGGCTGACGCTGGCCTACTTCACCGCGGACTCCGGCGACCCCGACCACGGACTGGCCGAGATGCGCGAGGTGTGCGCCCAGGCCGTGGCGCTCGGCGACATCAGCGTCCTGGGCCGGTGCTACGTCAATCTGGCCTCGGCGCTGGAGGGGGTCGGCCGGTCGGCCGAGGCGGTGGAGACCGCCGAGGAGGGCGCCCTGATCCTGGACCGCGTCGGTCTGGTGGACTCCCGGTCCTGGGTGTACGGGAATCTGGCCGAGTCACTGTTCGCCCTGGGCCGCTGGGACGAGGCGGAGGCGGCGGCCCTGAAGACCCGGCGGCTGGCCCTCGGCACCAAGCCGCGCGGCACCGCCGCCAGCCGGCTCGCCCAGCTCGCACTGGCCCGCGGCGAATGGGACACGGCGGAGCGCGAGCTGGCCGCCGCCCGCGAGCACTACGGCGCCCACAACACCGAACCGCAGTACACCCTCCAGGTCGCGGGGCACACCATCGAACTCGCGGCGGCGCGCGGCCGGATCCTGGATGTACGGGCCGTGCTGGACCAGGTCGTGGAGGCCGGCTTCCCGCCCGGGACGCAGCGCTACGCCTGGCCGCTGCTGTACGCGGCCACCGCCGCCGAGTCGGCCGCCCGCGGACTGCCCACCGCGGAGCCGGGCCGGGGCGAGGTGCTGGCCCGCATCCGCGCCGCCGCGAAGCGGGTGTCGCAGCCGGTGCCGGTATGGCGCGCCTACGCGGCGATGCTCCAGGCCGAACTGGAGCGCGCCGAGGGACGGGACCGGCCCGACCTCTGGGCCGAGGCCACGGATGCCTTCGCGGCGCTGGACTGCCCGTATCCGCTGGCCCGCGCCCGCCACCGCTGGGCGGAGGCGCTGCTCGCCCCGGGCCGGGGCGCCACGGCCACGGCCCAGGCCGATCGCGAACACGCCGCCGAACTGCTCGCCCAGGCGCATGCCGTGACCGAGCGGCTGGGCGCCCGCCCGCTGCGCGAGGAGATCGAGCTGCTGGCCCGGCGCGCCCGGCTGCCCCTGGCCTCCGCCGCGAGCCGCGCCGCGCTCGACGCGCCCACGGCAGGCACCCCCGCGCTGCCCTCGGCCCTGGGCTCCGCGGCGGGCTCCCCGGCCCCCGCCGCCGAACCCGCCGATCCGGCCGAGCAGCTGGGGCTGACGCCCCGGGAGCGGGACGTGCTGCGGCTGGTCGCCGCGGGGCGCAGCAATCGCCAGATCGCCGAGAAGCTGTTCATCTCCCCCAAGACGGCGAGCGTGCACGTCTCCAACATCCTGGCCAAACTGGGCGTCTCGGGCCGGGGCGAGGCGGCGGCCGTGGCCCACCGGCTACGGCTGGTCGACGGCCTGACCGACGGCGCGACGGCACGCTGA
- a CDS encoding DUF6191 domain-containing protein, protein MFNLIEELFAPSRKHTEEERNRLEFTLDETGSNDPGKGPIDLDSGRVVIRPREGG, encoded by the coding sequence ATGTTCAACCTCATCGAGGAACTGTTCGCGCCCAGCCGCAAGCACACCGAGGAAGAGCGCAACCGGCTGGAGTTCACGCTGGACGAGACGGGCAGCAACGACCCGGGGAAGGGCCCCATAGACCTCGACTCCGGCCGGGTGGTGATCCGGCCCCGCGAAGGCGGCTGA
- a CDS encoding PQQ-dependent sugar dehydrogenase, with protein sequence MRRPRVTSVLAAAAVLLVAGCSSDGDSITRPVGRTSTPAKSGSERSDAGTPSPTESAAPAKGSVKVVRTLTTKLDSPWGLAALPGGDLLVSSRDTGKIFKVSADTGKKTEVGSVPGVSAAGEGGLLGLAVSSDFGADHMIYAYFTTDSDNRIARMMYDDRRPAGDQLGAPDTVFKGIPKGTIHNGGRIAFGPDKMLYAGTGESGDRGLAQDTDSLGGKILRMTPDGEPAPRNPDAESAVYSWGHRNVQGLAWDEDKRLWASEFGQDTWDELNLIEPGKNYGWPKAEGKAGEKSFVDPVEQWKPKDASPSGIAFAEGSIWMAGLRGERLWRIPLKGDKPAAKPQSFLDGKYGRLRSVVAADDGGLWLTTSNTDGRGKPGGQDDRILRLEVR encoded by the coding sequence GTGCGACGTCCTCGCGTCACCTCTGTTCTCGCCGCTGCCGCCGTCTTGCTCGTGGCCGGCTGCTCGTCCGACGGCGACAGCATCACCAGACCGGTCGGCCGGACCTCCACACCCGCGAAGTCGGGAAGCGAAAGGTCCGACGCGGGCACGCCCTCGCCGACGGAGTCCGCGGCGCCCGCGAAGGGCTCGGTGAAGGTGGTGCGCACCCTCACCACGAAGCTCGACTCCCCCTGGGGGCTCGCGGCGCTGCCCGGCGGGGATCTGCTGGTCTCCTCGCGTGACACCGGGAAGATCTTCAAGGTCTCGGCGGACACGGGCAAGAAGACCGAGGTGGGCTCCGTCCCGGGGGTCTCCGCCGCCGGTGAGGGCGGGCTGCTGGGGCTGGCGGTCTCCTCCGACTTCGGCGCGGACCATATGATCTACGCGTACTTCACCACCGATTCGGACAACCGCATCGCCCGGATGATGTACGACGACAGGCGTCCCGCGGGCGATCAGCTGGGCGCCCCGGACACGGTCTTCAAGGGCATCCCCAAGGGCACGATCCACAACGGCGGCCGGATCGCCTTCGGCCCGGACAAGATGCTCTACGCGGGCACGGGAGAGAGCGGTGACCGCGGGCTCGCCCAGGACACGGACTCCTTGGGCGGCAAGATCCTGCGGATGACCCCGGACGGCGAGCCCGCGCCCCGCAATCCGGACGCCGAGTCGGCCGTCTACTCCTGGGGGCACCGCAATGTGCAGGGCCTGGCCTGGGACGAGGACAAGCGGCTGTGGGCCTCCGAGTTCGGCCAGGACACCTGGGACGAGCTCAATCTGATCGAACCGGGCAAGAACTACGGCTGGCCGAAGGCCGAGGGCAAGGCCGGTGAGAAGAGCTTCGTCGACCCGGTCGAGCAGTGGAAGCCCAAGGACGCGTCGCCGAGCGGAATCGCCTTCGCCGAGGGCTCGATCTGGATGGCGGGGCTGCGCGGTGAGCGGCTGTGGCGCATCCCGCTGAAGGGCGACAAGCCGGCGGCGAAGCCGCAGTCGTTCCTGGACGGGAAGTACGGGCGGCTGCGCAGCGTGGTGGCGGCGGACGACGGGGGGCTGTGGCTGACGACGAGCAACACCGACGGACGTGGGAAGCCGGGTGGGCAAGACGACCGCATCCTGCGGCTGGAGGTCCGCTGA
- a CDS encoding aldo/keto reductase: MERRRLGAAALEVGAIGLGCMPMSWAYTASQRSGEHSERAVHAALDSGASLLDTADMYGPFTNELLVGRVLKERRADAFVSTKCGLLVGEQHIVANGRPGYVKRACDASLRRLQTDVIDLYQLHRADPEVPIEETWGAMAELVAAGKVRALGLCAVGARAQRRAGAGMHDATVRQLERVQQVFPVSCVQAELSVWSPEALEALVPWCASRGVGFLAAMPLGNGFLSGTLTPGQGFEPDDMRARHPRFTAEMMAANQPIVAGLRRVAQRHGDTVTPAQVALAWLLAQGPHVVPVPGTKRARWAAENCAAADVLLSHEDLAEIAELPTALGSWD, translated from the coding sequence GTGGAGCGCAGGAGACTCGGAGCGGCGGCGCTCGAAGTGGGTGCGATCGGCCTTGGATGCATGCCGATGAGCTGGGCGTACACCGCTTCGCAGCGCAGCGGCGAGCACTCGGAGCGCGCCGTGCACGCCGCGCTCGACTCGGGCGCGAGCCTGCTGGACACCGCCGACATGTACGGCCCCTTCACCAATGAGCTGCTGGTGGGGCGGGTGCTCAAGGAGCGACGGGCGGACGCCTTCGTATCCACCAAATGCGGACTGCTGGTGGGTGAGCAGCACATCGTGGCCAACGGGCGGCCCGGCTATGTGAAACGGGCCTGCGACGCCTCGCTGCGCCGGCTCCAGACCGATGTGATCGACCTCTACCAGCTCCACCGGGCCGACCCGGAGGTGCCGATAGAGGAGACCTGGGGCGCGATGGCGGAGCTGGTCGCGGCCGGGAAGGTGCGGGCGCTGGGACTGTGCGCCGTGGGGGCACGGGCGCAGCGGCGGGCGGGCGCCGGGATGCACGACGCCACGGTGCGCCAGCTGGAGCGGGTCCAACAGGTCTTCCCGGTCAGCTGTGTGCAGGCGGAGCTGTCGGTGTGGTCGCCCGAGGCGCTGGAGGCGCTGGTGCCGTGGTGCGCCTCGCGCGGGGTCGGCTTCCTGGCGGCGATGCCGCTCGGCAACGGCTTCCTGAGCGGGACGCTGACCCCCGGGCAGGGCTTCGAACCGGACGACATGCGGGCCCGGCATCCGCGGTTCACGGCGGAGATGATGGCCGCGAACCAGCCGATCGTGGCCGGTCTGCGGCGGGTCGCCCAGCGGCACGGGGACACGGTGACCCCGGCGCAGGTGGCCTTGGCCTGGCTGCTGGCGCAGGGGCCGCATGTGGTGCCGGTGCCGGGGACGAAGCGGGCGCGGTGGGCGGCGGAGAACTGCGCGGCGGCCGATGTGCTGCTGTCGCACGAGGACCTCGCGGAGATCGCGGAACTGCCGACGGCACTGGGGTCGTGGGACTGA
- a CDS encoding 2-hydroxyacid dehydrogenase, giving the protein MSADHSDTLRRQDATHGSSEARDLVWLPIPPEEIDGLPDTLEYAHWDGGPDFPTDPARCAFYCVPYMKKPEVCTRPLAAMTNLRVVQTLTAGIDHIKPALADLAPGVRLCNARGVHDASTAELALTLILASLRGIPDFVRNQDAGEWRSGFRPALADKSVLIVGYGAIGSAIEDRLVPFECERVARVARSPRTTERGPVHPIDELPRLLPEADVVVLVTPLTEATRGLAGADFLSRMKDGALLVNVARGAVVDTKALLSEVESGRLRAALDVTDPEPLPAGHPLWHAPGVLITPHVGGPSSAFLPRAKRLLRDQLNRFARGESLEHLVATTG; this is encoded by the coding sequence ATGAGTGCAGACCACAGCGATACGCTCCGGCGCCAGGACGCGACGCACGGTTCGTCCGAGGCGCGTGACCTGGTGTGGCTGCCGATCCCGCCCGAGGAGATCGACGGCCTGCCCGACACCCTCGAATACGCCCACTGGGACGGCGGTCCCGACTTCCCCACCGACCCGGCGCGCTGCGCGTTCTACTGCGTCCCCTACATGAAGAAGCCGGAGGTGTGCACCCGCCCGCTGGCCGCCATGACCAACCTGCGGGTGGTGCAGACCCTCACCGCCGGAATAGACCACATCAAGCCCGCGCTGGCGGATCTCGCGCCCGGGGTGCGGCTGTGCAACGCGCGCGGGGTGCACGACGCGAGCACCGCCGAGCTCGCCCTCACCCTCATCCTGGCCTCGCTGCGCGGCATCCCCGACTTCGTCCGGAACCAGGACGCCGGGGAGTGGCGCTCCGGCTTCCGTCCCGCGCTCGCCGACAAGTCGGTACTGATCGTCGGCTACGGGGCCATCGGCAGCGCCATCGAGGACCGGCTTGTGCCATTTGAGTGCGAGCGGGTGGCGCGCGTCGCGCGCTCCCCGCGCACGACCGAGCGCGGCCCGGTGCATCCGATCGACGAACTGCCCCGACTGCTTCCGGAAGCCGATGTGGTGGTGCTGGTCACACCGCTCACCGAGGCCACCCGCGGTCTGGCCGGGGCGGACTTCCTGTCCCGGATGAAGGACGGGGCACTGCTGGTGAACGTCGCGCGTGGCGCGGTGGTGGACACCAAGGCCCTGCTCAGCGAGGTGGAGTCGGGTCGGCTGCGGGCCGCGCTCGATGTGACCGACCCCGAACCACTGCCCGCCGGGCATCCGCTGTGGCACGCTCCAGGAGTGCTCATCACCCCGCATGTGGGCGGCCCCTCGTCGGCGTTCCTCCCGCGTGCCAAGCGGCTCTTGCGGGACCAGCTGAACCGCTTCGCGCGCGGTGAGTCGCTGGAACATCTCGTCGCCACCACGGGGTAG
- a CDS encoding putative bifunctional diguanylate cyclase/phosphodiesterase has protein sequence MSASGAVLARSSVSGGAGLLPQVVLVLACGGYAAGAALGWGSSRLALFMGDFGLSAVAFAAAASCLWHGRRHAGRLRPAWLLFAVSSAMAALGNAVWGWYEVVLGRPVPTPSAADFCFLLFAPPAIVGMLVLAKRPTSRARWICLCLDAWLIAGSLVTLSWSLALAHTGQFGGDGASVARRALALAYPLLDIVLVSMVIVLHFRRSSANRSAINTAIAAFALTVLCDALFTSPLLREHYRSGQILDAGWFAGSALLAYAPWVARREAAQNPPPARRSAQQSVPIAGSLAALAPYLAAAVCTLGVLFNVMDGRPIDGVVLLTACAVVLALVVRQAIMLMDNIRLTQELAQKENHFRSLVQSSSDVIMIAAPTGILRYVSPAASGVYGRDADELEGSELASLIHPEDLGSVVHEVRRFLAASPGEEPTTRIECRFRSGSGDWLNVESTINRHHGGLIFNSRDVTERVRLQAQLQHNAEHDPLTDLPNRALFTRRVRHAVAGRRRTDAGTAVLFIDLDGFKAVNDTVGHHAGDELLVQAARRLQESVRSGSGDCAARLGGDEFAALIVGDGAGDEGARERRIMEIADRLRVRLSQPYRVEGGTEVRVAASIGVAFAEPGTSPGALMRNADLAMYRAKAAGKNRVELYAPQMQAEVARRAEVATRLRAALHDGEFVLLHQPVVELTSGRITAVAAQARWRSAQGILFTPAEFLRVADNGRGGGEDTTRTAELARWMLEAAVEQAAQRRRDGHLVPVCVRLPASRLVDKSMPPKAVEALLTRHGLPSSALILELTDSDPRVPLDELEHRLGALRRLGVRIALDGFGSGYAAIRALRRLPIDVLKLDPGLVEGVVESSRLHKITAGLLRIAGDLGMQSIAEGVELPEQIVTLRGMGCTHAQGAAFSGPLDEHRLRRALLRGGYPVPRSEPPLLVGGGVLPLRHGGHGGHGGHGGYGGSHGPRRTEPHTHPPTRSNTETPVPPT, from the coding sequence GTGAGCGCCTCCGGAGCGGTGCTCGCCCGGTCGTCGGTCTCCGGCGGCGCGGGGCTGTTGCCGCAAGTGGTCCTCGTCCTGGCCTGCGGCGGCTACGCGGCGGGCGCGGCCCTGGGCTGGGGCTCGTCCCGGCTGGCCCTGTTCATGGGCGACTTCGGGCTGAGCGCCGTCGCGTTCGCCGCCGCGGCGTCCTGTCTGTGGCACGGCCGGCGGCATGCCGGGCGGCTGCGCCCGGCGTGGCTGCTGTTCGCGGTCTCCTCGGCCATGGCCGCGCTGGGGAACGCCGTATGGGGCTGGTACGAGGTGGTGCTCGGCCGCCCCGTGCCGACCCCCTCGGCCGCCGACTTCTGCTTCCTGCTCTTCGCCCCGCCCGCCATCGTCGGGATGCTGGTGCTCGCCAAGCGTCCGACGAGCCGGGCCCGGTGGATCTGTCTGTGCCTGGACGCCTGGCTGATCGCCGGATCGCTGGTCACGCTCTCCTGGAGCCTCGCCCTCGCCCACACCGGGCAGTTCGGCGGGGACGGCGCCTCCGTGGCCCGCCGGGCCCTGGCGCTCGCCTATCCGCTGCTGGACATCGTGCTCGTCAGCATGGTGATCGTGCTGCACTTCCGGCGCTCGTCGGCCAACCGCTCCGCGATCAACACCGCGATCGCCGCCTTCGCGCTCACCGTGCTGTGCGACGCGCTGTTCACCTCGCCGCTGCTGCGCGAGCACTACCGCTCCGGGCAGATACTCGACGCCGGGTGGTTCGCCGGGTCCGCGCTGCTGGCGTACGCCCCGTGGGTGGCCCGCCGCGAGGCCGCCCAGAACCCGCCGCCGGCGCGCCGCTCCGCCCAGCAGAGCGTCCCCATCGCCGGCTCGCTCGCCGCACTCGCGCCCTATCTCGCCGCCGCCGTCTGCACCCTGGGGGTCCTGTTCAACGTGATGGACGGCCGGCCGATCGACGGGGTGGTGCTCCTCACCGCCTGCGCGGTCGTGCTCGCGCTCGTCGTCCGGCAGGCGATCATGCTGATGGACAACATCCGGCTCACCCAGGAACTGGCCCAGAAGGAGAACCACTTCCGCTCCCTGGTGCAGAGCTCCAGCGATGTGATCATGATCGCCGCGCCCACCGGGATCCTGCGCTACGTCAGCCCGGCCGCCTCCGGGGTCTACGGCCGTGACGCGGACGAGCTGGAGGGCTCCGAGCTGGCCTCCCTCATCCACCCCGAGGACCTCGGATCGGTGGTGCACGAGGTGCGCCGGTTCCTGGCCGCCTCACCGGGCGAGGAGCCCACCACCCGCATCGAATGCCGCTTCCGCTCCGGCTCCGGCGACTGGCTCAACGTGGAGTCGACGATCAACCGCCACCACGGCGGGCTGATCTTCAACAGCCGCGATGTCACCGAGCGGGTCCGGCTCCAGGCCCAGTTGCAGCACAACGCCGAGCACGACCCGCTCACCGATCTGCCCAACCGCGCGCTGTTCACCCGGCGGGTCCGGCACGCGGTCGCCGGCCGCCGCCGTACGGACGCGGGCACCGCCGTGCTCTTCATCGACCTCGACGGCTTCAAGGCGGTCAACGACACCGTCGGCCACCACGCCGGTGACGAACTGCTGGTGCAGGCCGCCCGCCGGCTCCAGGAGTCCGTCCGGTCCGGGTCCGGCGACTGCGCGGCCCGGCTCGGGGGCGACGAGTTCGCCGCCCTCATCGTCGGCGACGGCGCGGGGGACGAGGGCGCGCGCGAGCGGCGCATCATGGAGATCGCCGACCGGCTGCGGGTCCGGCTCTCCCAGCCCTACCGGGTCGAGGGCGGCACCGAGGTCCGCGTGGCCGCCAGCATCGGCGTCGCCTTCGCCGAGCCCGGGACCAGCCCCGGCGCCCTGATGCGCAACGCCGATCTGGCGATGTACCGCGCCAAGGCCGCGGGCAAGAACCGCGTCGAGCTGTACGCGCCGCAGATGCAGGCCGAGGTGGCGCGCCGGGCCGAGGTCGCCACCAGACTGCGCGCCGCCCTGCACGACGGGGAGTTCGTCCTGCTGCACCAGCCCGTCGTCGAGCTGACCAGCGGCCGGATCACCGCGGTCGCGGCGCAGGCCCGCTGGCGCTCGGCCCAGGGCATCCTGTTCACCCCCGCCGAGTTCCTCCGGGTCGCCGACAACGGCCGTGGCGGCGGCGAGGACACGACCCGCACCGCCGAGCTGGCCCGCTGGATGCTGGAGGCGGCCGTGGAGCAGGCCGCCCAGCGGCGCCGCGACGGCCACCTCGTGCCGGTCTGCGTACGGCTCCCCGCGAGCCGGCTGGTGGACAAGTCGATGCCGCCCAAGGCCGTGGAGGCTCTGCTGACCCGCCATGGGCTGCCGTCCAGCGCGCTGATCCTGGAGCTGACCGACAGCGATCCACGCGTGCCGCTCGACGAGCTCGAGCACCGCCTCGGCGCGCTGCGCCGCCTGGGGGTGCGGATCGCCCTCGACGGCTTCGGCAGCGGCTATGCCGCGATCAGGGCGCTGCGCAGGCTCCCCATCGACGTACTGAAACTGGACCCCGGGCTGGTCGAGGGCGTGGTCGAGTCCTCACGGCTCCACAAGATCACCGCAGGGCTGCTGAGGATCGCCGGCGACCTCGGGATGCAGTCCATCGCCGAGGGGGTGGAGTTGCCCGAGCAGATCGTCACCCTGCGCGGTATGGGATGCACCCACGCCCAGGGGGCGGCCTTCAGCGGACCGCTCGATGAGCACCGGCTGCGCCGGGCGCTGCTGCGCGGCGGCTATCCGGTGCCGCGCTCGGAGCCCCCGCTGCTGGTCGGCGGCGGCGTCCTGCCGCTCCGGCACGGTGGCCACGGCGGACATGGTGGCCACGGGGGCTACGGCGGCTCCCATGGGCCGCGCCGTACGGAACCGCACACCCACCCGCCGACCCGCTCAAATACTGAGACGCCCGTCCCACCCACTTGA